The genomic region GATTCCAGAATAGGAGACGTTATCATGGAACAAGTTCTCTCAAGGTGTTCTGCAAGCATCTCAGAACTAAAGAAAAATCCAACTGCGCTACTAAATGAAGCAGAAGGCTCACCAATTACCATTCTGAATCATAATATACCTACTGCATATCTTATTCCAGCAGAAACTTACGAGTGGCTCATGGATAGGCTTGAGGACGCTGAATTGGCTCAGATCGTAATAAATCGTGCACATGAGAAAGAAAACTCCATAGAAATTGAAATTGATGATCTATAAGGTCAAATTTCTACCAAGTGCACTGAAAGAGTGGAAAAAGCTCGCTCCTCCTACTCAAACACAGTTCAAGAAAAAGCTGAAAGAAAGAATATTGCATCCACGTATTCCGAGTAGCCAGTTACGAGGTTTCAAGAATGTATATAAAATAAAATTGCGCGCAGTAGGTTATCGGCTTGTCTATGAAGTAAATGATGAGGAAATATTTATTTACGTTATTGCCATCGGAAAAAGAGAACGAGGTTTAGTGTACACCAAGGCAAAGAAGAGAAAATAGGATAACAATCGCATCAAC from Candidatus Aegiribacteria sp. harbors:
- a CDS encoding type II toxin-antitoxin system Phd/YefM family antitoxin, which codes for MEQVLSRCSASISELKKNPTALLNEAEGSPITILNHNIPTAYLIPAETYEWLMDRLEDAELAQIVINRAHEKENSIEIEIDDL
- a CDS encoding type II toxin-antitoxin system RelE/ParE family toxin, with protein sequence MIYKVKFLPSALKEWKKLAPPTQTQFKKKLKERILHPRIPSSQLRGFKNVYKIKLRAVGYRLVYEVNDEEIFIYVIAIGKRERGLVYTKAKKRK